A genomic segment from Spinacia oleracea cultivar Varoflay chromosome 3, BTI_SOV_V1, whole genome shotgun sequence encodes:
- the LOC130469301 gene encoding spermine synthase-like isoform X1: MEAGAGRGLECQKIMDGKVNENGVDKEIPSCCLKARASVPESDAKCHSTVVSGWFSEPRSSSDKAEKQLYYNNPMWPGEAHSIKVEKILFQDKSLYQEVLVFESSNYGKVLVLDGIVQLTEKDECAYQEMIVHLPLCSIESPQNVLVVGGGDGGVLREISRHSSVEHIDICEIDQMVIDVSKKYFPELALGFEDPRVNLHVGDAVEFLRKSPEGKYDAIVVDSSDPVGPAQELVEKPFFETLARAMRPGGVLCNMAESMWLHTHLIEDMLSICRDIFKGSVHYAWTSVPTYPSGVIGFVLCSTEGPPVDFLNPINPIEKIEGAVMHRRELRFYNSEIHTAAFSIPPFLKRAVSSLRDSSTSTSTKGIRVS; the protein is encoded by the exons ATGGAAGCCGGCGCAGGAAGAGGTTTGGAATGCCAGAAGATTATGGATGGGAAGGTGAATGAGAATGGTGTAGACAAAGAAATCCCTTCTTGTTGCCTCAAGGCTAGAGCTTCTGTCCCTGAATCTGATGCCAAATGCCATTCAACTGTTGTTTCTGGGTGGTTTTCGGAACCTCGGTCGTCCTCTG ATAAAGCTGAGAAGCAGCTTTACTACAACAATCCAATGTGGCCGG GAGAAGCGCACTCGATTAAAGTGGAGAAGATTCTGTTCCAGGATAAGTCATTGTACCAAGAAGTCCTTGTCTTTGAG TCATCAAACTATGGGAAAGTGCTAGTTCTTGATGGCATTGTTCAGCTAACAGAGAAAGATGAATGTGCATACCAGGAGATGATAGTACATCTTCCCCTTTGTTCCATTGAATCCCCCCAAAAT GTTCTAGTAGtaggtggtggtgatggtggagTTCTCCGAGAGATTTCTCGCCATTCTTCTGTGGAGCATATAGATATTTGTGAGATTGATCAAATGGTTATAGAT GTTTCAAAGAAATATTTTCCTGAATTAGCTCTAGGGTTTGAAGACCCCCGTGTCAATCTTCATGTTGGTGATG CGGTGGAGTTCCTGAGAAAATCTCCAGAAGGGAAATATGATGCCATAGTTGTTGATTCTTCAGATCCTGTAG GTCCTGCCCAAGAACTGGTTGAGAAGCCCTTTTTTGAGACATTGGCAAGAGCCATGAGGCCTGGTGGTGTACTATGTAACATGGCAGAGAGTATGTGGCTTCATACTCATCTTATAGAGGATATGCTCTCGATTTGTCGCGACATTTTCAAGGGTTCTGTTCATTATGCATGGACTAGTGTGCCTACCTATCCAAG CGGTGTCATTGGATTCGTCCTTTGTTCAACAGAGGGCCCACCAGTTGATTTTTTGAATCCAATCAACCCAATTGAGAAGATAGAAGGAGCAGTTATGCACCGAAGAGAACTTAGATTTTATAACTCTGAG ATTCACACTGCTGCTTTTTCCATCCCTCCATTTCTGAAGCGAGCTGTCAGCTCTCTTCGCGATTCTTCTACTTCTACATCAACCAAGGGAATTCGAGTTTCTTAA
- the LOC130469301 gene encoding spermine synthase-like isoform X2: MPNAIQLLFLGGFRNLDKAEKQLYYNNPMWPGEAHSIKVEKILFQDKSLYQEVLVFESSNYGKVLVLDGIVQLTEKDECAYQEMIVHLPLCSIESPQNVLVVGGGDGGVLREISRHSSVEHIDICEIDQMVIDVSKKYFPELALGFEDPRVNLHVGDAVEFLRKSPEGKYDAIVVDSSDPVGPAQELVEKPFFETLARAMRPGGVLCNMAESMWLHTHLIEDMLSICRDIFKGSVHYAWTSVPTYPSGVIGFVLCSTEGPPVDFLNPINPIEKIEGAVMHRRELRFYNSEIHTAAFSIPPFLKRAVSSLRDSSTSTSTKGIRVS; the protein is encoded by the exons ATGCCAAATGCCATTCAACTGTTGTTTCTGGGTGGTTTTCGGAACCTCG ATAAAGCTGAGAAGCAGCTTTACTACAACAATCCAATGTGGCCGG GAGAAGCGCACTCGATTAAAGTGGAGAAGATTCTGTTCCAGGATAAGTCATTGTACCAAGAAGTCCTTGTCTTTGAG TCATCAAACTATGGGAAAGTGCTAGTTCTTGATGGCATTGTTCAGCTAACAGAGAAAGATGAATGTGCATACCAGGAGATGATAGTACATCTTCCCCTTTGTTCCATTGAATCCCCCCAAAAT GTTCTAGTAGtaggtggtggtgatggtggagTTCTCCGAGAGATTTCTCGCCATTCTTCTGTGGAGCATATAGATATTTGTGAGATTGATCAAATGGTTATAGAT GTTTCAAAGAAATATTTTCCTGAATTAGCTCTAGGGTTTGAAGACCCCCGTGTCAATCTTCATGTTGGTGATG CGGTGGAGTTCCTGAGAAAATCTCCAGAAGGGAAATATGATGCCATAGTTGTTGATTCTTCAGATCCTGTAG GTCCTGCCCAAGAACTGGTTGAGAAGCCCTTTTTTGAGACATTGGCAAGAGCCATGAGGCCTGGTGGTGTACTATGTAACATGGCAGAGAGTATGTGGCTTCATACTCATCTTATAGAGGATATGCTCTCGATTTGTCGCGACATTTTCAAGGGTTCTGTTCATTATGCATGGACTAGTGTGCCTACCTATCCAAG CGGTGTCATTGGATTCGTCCTTTGTTCAACAGAGGGCCCACCAGTTGATTTTTTGAATCCAATCAACCCAATTGAGAAGATAGAAGGAGCAGTTATGCACCGAAGAGAACTTAGATTTTATAACTCTGAG ATTCACACTGCTGCTTTTTCCATCCCTCCATTTCTGAAGCGAGCTGTCAGCTCTCTTCGCGATTCTTCTACTTCTACATCAACCAAGGGAATTCGAGTTTCTTAA